From a region of the Haloferax volcanii DS2 genome:
- a CDS encoding plastocyanin/azurin family copper-binding protein, producing MNRRTFMKNIAGGVAVLGASTGVTRASNENSTAESGGGTDAGGGSGGGGSTTYTIQMVTEDGEYYFDPVGLHVDPGDTVEWVLESGDHSATAYAESNQAEQRIPADASGFDSGLLEETGASFSYTFEAEGTYDYFCSPHKQLGMVGRVVCGDPGGPAEEGAIPNEPGSGLMPGSGDIVEAGSLSYPYVPSGGSSGSLPWQFWAAAGGLGTAVVAMVSKYDRASGRYSE from the coding sequence GACGGGCGTCACCAGGGCGTCGAACGAGAACTCGACCGCCGAGTCCGGCGGCGGTACAGACGCCGGCGGCGGTTCGGGCGGCGGCGGTTCGACCACCTATACTATCCAGATGGTGACAGAAGATGGGGAGTACTATTTCGACCCCGTCGGACTGCACGTCGACCCCGGCGACACCGTCGAGTGGGTCCTCGAAAGCGGCGACCACTCCGCGACGGCCTACGCCGAGTCGAATCAGGCCGAACAGCGCATCCCGGCGGACGCGTCCGGTTTCGACAGCGGCCTCTTGGAGGAGACCGGCGCGAGCTTCTCGTACACCTTCGAAGCCGAGGGCACCTACGACTACTTTTGTAGCCCGCACAAGCAGCTCGGGATGGTCGGTCGGGTCGTCTGCGGCGACCCCGGCGGGCCGGCCGAGGAGGGAGCGATTCCGAACGAGCCGGGGTCCGGTCTCATGCCCGGGTCGGGAGACATCGTCGAGGCGGGGTCGCTGTCGTATCCCTACGTCCCGAGCGGCGGGTCCTCGGGGTCGCTCCCGTGGCAGTTCTGGGCCGCGGCGGGCGGGCTCGGGACCGCCGTCGTCGCGATGGTCTCCAAGTACGACCGGGCGTCGGGCCGTTACAGCGAGTAA
- a CDS encoding NRAMP family divalent metal transporter produces MNEPRLDVSAVTGGNWRGYLSEMGPSWVAGAVAAGPATMATVLTAGATFGYAMLWVVVLSAVLGASAQYLSMRLGLLTEDGIVSVVERELGDGWAWALVADAVLAAGLAQLVIMQGLANVSATITGVDARVWGVVWAVVLAAGLAGRGYRFVELLAKGLVAAVVVAFLASLVLVPIDPAAAAGGLVPRIPSGVDGALVAAGILGGAVHITLITMHSYTMRARGWTTRDYGLATFDVGASMLVAFGVYSLAIFLVAASVLHSPEVAAGDLTAVAAAQALGPIAGANAKWLFLLGLLGAAVSTLGGNTVVPPFLVADKLGWGTDLSDGRYRALLAGVALFSGVGAFLGGAFFPLLVLVLAFGLVGTPFAIAVVLVLLNGDAVSEPNSTPANLGGVVLFAVTTVLAANFVRSRALSDLGDPLSVFVVVFAAAMGAATLGLLGKFVRETVGRPTAA; encoded by the coding sequence ATGAACGAACCAAGACTCGACGTATCGGCGGTAACGGGCGGCAATTGGCGGGGATATCTCTCGGAGATGGGGCCGTCGTGGGTCGCCGGCGCCGTGGCGGCGGGGCCGGCGACGATGGCGACCGTGCTCACCGCGGGCGCGACGTTCGGCTACGCGATGCTGTGGGTCGTCGTGCTCTCGGCGGTGCTCGGGGCGTCGGCGCAGTATCTCTCGATGCGGCTCGGCCTGCTCACGGAGGACGGCATCGTCTCGGTCGTGGAACGCGAGTTGGGCGACGGCTGGGCGTGGGCGCTCGTCGCCGACGCGGTGCTGGCCGCGGGGCTGGCCCAGTTGGTCATCATGCAGGGCCTCGCGAACGTGAGCGCGACGATAACCGGCGTCGACGCCCGCGTCTGGGGCGTCGTGTGGGCGGTCGTCCTCGCCGCCGGCCTCGCCGGGCGCGGCTACCGCTTCGTCGAACTCCTCGCGAAGGGACTCGTGGCGGCCGTCGTCGTCGCGTTTCTCGCGTCGCTGGTGTTGGTTCCCATCGACCCGGCGGCCGCGGCCGGCGGGCTCGTCCCGCGCATCCCGTCCGGCGTCGACGGCGCGCTCGTCGCCGCCGGCATCCTCGGCGGCGCGGTCCACATCACGCTCATCACGATGCACTCGTACACGATGCGCGCCCGCGGCTGGACGACCCGCGACTACGGGCTGGCGACGTTCGACGTGGGCGCGTCGATGCTCGTCGCCTTCGGCGTTTACAGCCTCGCCATCTTCCTCGTCGCCGCGAGCGTCCTCCACAGCCCCGAGGTGGCCGCGGGCGACCTCACGGCGGTGGCGGCCGCGCAGGCGCTCGGCCCGATTGCGGGCGCGAACGCCAAGTGGCTGTTCCTGCTCGGCCTCTTGGGCGCGGCCGTCTCCACGCTCGGCGGCAACACCGTCGTCCCGCCGTTCCTCGTCGCCGACAAACTCGGCTGGGGGACGGACCTCTCGGACGGCCGCTACCGCGCGCTCCTCGCCGGCGTGGCGCTGTTCTCCGGCGTCGGCGCGTTCCTCGGCGGGGCCTTTTTCCCGCTTCTCGTGTTGGTGCTGGCGTTCGGCCTCGTCGGCACGCCGTTCGCCATCGCCGTCGTGCTCGTCTTACTCAACGGCGACGCGGTCTCGGAGCCGAACTCGACGCCGGCGAACCTCGGCGGCGTCGTCCTGTTCGCGGTCACGACGGTTCTCGCCGCGAACTTCGTCCGCTCGCGGGCGCTTTCCGACCTCGGCGACCCGCTTTCCGTCTTCGTCGTCGTCTTCGCCGCGGCGATGGGAGCGGCGACGCTCGGCCTGCTCGGGAAGTTCGTCCGCGAGACGGTCGGGCGACCGACCGCGGCCTGA
- a CDS encoding PAS domain S-box protein, protein MRLLVAADSGVAAAVTEAVRRRLPRVDIEEVRTAAAGLTLLDDADADAGFDCVVSADDVGATDALEFLAAVRKRDAALPFLVVAGGDCEVTASDALDAGVTDYVRVRGPERYDEVAARVERTVAASGRRPVDPSLVYERVFEQILEGACLYDRDGRFILVSDLLAGLYGATPAELEGERSRLVETIREERPGDPYQRLLDGETDSLEGETELVTPDGESRILSYRFAPLRMAGEVVGVIGVSRDVTERQEREQKLKRAREEYQELIDGMNDTVWVIDIDSHILAVNETAVELLGYSRDELLSMTVHDIDAGLSDDEASALVTQMPTDGTQVFETVHRAKDGREIPVEISSSLVTYRGETVVLSVARDITTRKRYEAELREQNRLLETQRDELGVLNQVVRHDVRNDLQLVTAYAELLAEYVDDGDAREYVEIVRRRANHAVELTKTARDMAEMMSTRGVETKPVPLREVLDAEIASVRDMAPDANVAVDGEVPPVTVLADDMLGSVFRNLLMNAIQHTDEDEPTVDVSVTHAEREDRVVVRVADDGRGVPDERKDAIFAKDEKGLESRGTGLGLYLVQSLVEKYGGDVWVEDNDPSGSVFAVELRLVDGGQSDSDQSSPTRS, encoded by the coding sequence ATGAGACTCCTCGTCGCCGCTGACTCGGGCGTCGCGGCGGCGGTCACCGAGGCCGTCCGTCGGCGGCTACCACGGGTCGACATCGAGGAGGTTCGAACCGCGGCTGCGGGGCTGACACTGCTCGACGACGCCGATGCCGACGCCGGTTTCGACTGCGTCGTCTCGGCGGACGACGTGGGAGCGACCGACGCGCTCGAGTTCCTCGCCGCGGTTCGGAAGCGAGACGCCGCGCTGCCGTTTCTCGTCGTCGCCGGCGGGGACTGCGAGGTGACGGCGAGCGACGCCCTCGACGCCGGCGTCACCGACTACGTCCGGGTCCGAGGGCCGGAGAGGTACGACGAGGTGGCCGCCCGAGTCGAGCGGACGGTCGCGGCGTCCGGCCGGCGACCGGTCGACCCGTCGCTCGTCTACGAACGCGTCTTCGAACAGATACTCGAGGGGGCGTGCCTGTACGACCGCGATGGGCGGTTCATACTCGTGAGCGACTTGCTCGCCGGACTCTACGGGGCGACGCCCGCCGAACTCGAAGGCGAGCGGAGCCGCCTCGTCGAGACGATTCGCGAGGAACGCCCGGGCGACCCGTATCAGCGACTCTTGGACGGCGAGACAGACTCCCTCGAAGGGGAGACCGAACTCGTCACGCCGGACGGCGAATCGCGGATACTGAGCTATCGCTTCGCGCCGCTTCGGATGGCCGGTGAGGTCGTCGGCGTCATCGGCGTATCGAGGGACGTCACCGAACGACAGGAGCGAGAGCAGAAACTGAAGCGCGCCCGCGAGGAGTACCAGGAGCTCATCGACGGGATGAACGACACCGTCTGGGTCATCGACATCGACAGCCACATCCTCGCGGTGAACGAGACCGCGGTGGAGCTGCTGGGCTACTCGCGGGACGAACTCCTCTCGATGACGGTCCACGACATCGACGCGGGACTCAGCGACGACGAGGCGTCGGCACTCGTTACCCAGATGCCGACCGACGGGACGCAGGTGTTCGAAACGGTCCACCGGGCGAAAGACGGTCGAGAGATACCCGTCGAAATCAGTTCGAGCCTCGTGACCTACCGGGGGGAGACGGTCGTGTTGAGCGTCGCCCGGGACATCACGACGCGGAAGCGCTACGAAGCGGAGCTCCGCGAACAGAATCGCCTCCTCGAAACGCAGCGCGACGAGCTCGGGGTCCTGAATCAGGTCGTCCGCCACGACGTTCGCAACGACCTGCAGTTAGTGACCGCCTACGCGGAACTGCTCGCTGAGTACGTCGACGACGGCGACGCGCGGGAGTACGTCGAAATCGTCCGGAGGCGCGCGAACCACGCGGTCGAACTGACGAAGACGGCCCGCGACATGGCCGAGATGATGAGCACCCGAGGGGTCGAGACCAAGCCGGTTCCCCTCCGGGAGGTGCTGGACGCGGAGATCGCGTCGGTCCGCGACATGGCACCGGACGCGAACGTGGCGGTCGACGGCGAGGTGCCCCCGGTCACGGTGCTCGCCGACGACATGCTCGGCTCCGTCTTCCGAAATCTCCTGATGAACGCCATCCAGCACACCGACGAAGACGAGCCGACTGTCGACGTGTCCGTCACGCACGCCGAGCGCGAAGACCGCGTCGTCGTCCGCGTCGCCGACGACGGCCGCGGCGTCCCGGACGAGCGGAAAGACGCCATCTTCGCCAAGGACGAAAAGGGGCTGGAGAGTCGGGGGACCGGACTCGGACTGTACCTCGTGCAGTCGCTCGTCGAGAAGTACGGCGGCGACGTGTGGGTCGAGGACAACGACCCCAGCGGCTCCGTCTTCGCGGTCGAACTCCGACTCGTCGACGGCGGTCAGTCCGACTCGGACCAGTCGTCCCCGACGCGGTCGTAA
- a CDS encoding tautomerase family protein: protein MPHLQFDLDFEVTAREADQFATEMAELYAERMDADTDYAAVSVREARAIHLGRATGDKTVVLQADIRAGRTADRKRDLALAVIEAVTERFGVPESNQKVVFTEHEGSQMMGYDRVGDDWSESD, encoded by the coding sequence ATGCCGCATCTCCAATTCGACCTCGACTTCGAGGTCACGGCGCGCGAGGCGGACCAGTTCGCGACCGAGATGGCCGAGTTGTACGCCGAACGGATGGACGCCGACACCGACTACGCCGCCGTCAGCGTCCGCGAGGCCCGGGCGATTCACCTCGGCCGGGCGACCGGAGACAAGACCGTCGTCTTGCAGGCCGACATCCGGGCGGGCCGGACGGCGGACCGGAAGCGCGACCTCGCCCTCGCGGTCATCGAGGCCGTCACCGAGCGGTTCGGCGTGCCGGAGTCGAACCAGAAGGTCGTCTTCACCGAACACGAGGGGAGCCAGATGATGGGTTACGACCGCGTCGGGGACGACTGGTCCGAGTCGGACTGA
- a CDS encoding pyridoxal-phosphate-dependent aminotransferase family protein — MTEKREYTDDYQDKTLYIPGPTEVREDVIAEMCQPMFGHRMDRMTDLYTTIVEDTKEFLGTDNDVMILTGSGTEIWESSTLNLVDENILVPTCGSFSERHANVAERLGKNVDRIEYEWGQAIKPEDIREALESSDKQYDVVATVMNESSTGVRNPIEEIGDVVAEYPDTYLVVDAVSALGGDYVDIDEHNIDVIFASSQKAFAMPPGLAICTVSDEAYERELSKDSASWYGGFQRALDYYDRKGQTHSTPAIPIMLAYRKQMKHMLEEGHEGRDKRHREMAEYTREWAYEHFDMFPEEGYESQTVACIENTQGIDVAATIEEVNEEYDMAFSNGYGSALGEKTFRIGHMGEHDVESIKALTDAIEDVADL; from the coding sequence GTGACGGAAAAACGCGAATACACGGACGACTATCAGGACAAGACGCTGTACATCCCCGGTCCGACCGAGGTGCGCGAGGACGTCATCGCGGAGATGTGCCAGCCGATGTTCGGCCACCGCATGGACCGCATGACCGACCTCTATACGACCATCGTCGAGGACACGAAGGAGTTCCTCGGCACGGACAACGACGTGATGATTCTCACGGGGTCGGGCACCGAAATCTGGGAGTCCTCGACGCTCAACCTCGTCGACGAGAACATCCTCGTGCCGACCTGCGGGAGCTTCAGCGAGCGCCACGCCAACGTCGCGGAGCGCCTCGGCAAGAACGTCGACCGCATCGAGTACGAGTGGGGGCAGGCCATCAAGCCCGAGGACATCCGCGAGGCGCTGGAATCCAGCGACAAGCAGTACGACGTGGTCGCCACCGTGATGAACGAGAGTTCGACCGGCGTCCGCAACCCCATCGAGGAAATCGGTGACGTGGTCGCCGAGTACCCCGACACCTACTTGGTCGTCGACGCGGTGTCAGCCCTCGGCGGCGACTACGTCGACATCGACGAGCACAACATCGACGTCATCTTCGCCTCGTCGCAGAAGGCGTTCGCCATGCCCCCGGGGCTGGCCATCTGCACCGTCAGCGACGAGGCCTACGAGCGCGAACTGTCGAAGGACTCCGCGTCGTGGTACGGCGGTTTCCAGCGCGCCCTCGACTACTACGACCGCAAGGGCCAGACCCACTCGACGCCCGCGATTCCCATCATGCTCGCGTACCGCAAGCAGATGAAACACATGCTCGAAGAGGGCCACGAGGGCCGCGACAAGCGCCACCGCGAGATGGCCGAGTACACCCGCGAGTGGGCCTACGAGCACTTCGACATGTTCCCCGAGGAGGGCTACGAGTCCCAGACCGTCGCCTGCATCGAGAACACGCAGGGCATCGACGTCGCCGCCACTATCGAGGAGGTCAACGAGGAGTACGACATGGCGTTCTCGAACGGTTACGGCTCCGCGCTCGGGGAGAAGACGTTCCGCATCGGCCACATGGGCGAACACGACGTGGAGTCCATCAAGGCGCTGACCGACGCCATCGAAGACGTGGCGGACCTGTAA
- a CDS encoding ring-cleaving dioxygenase — protein MAEPTPTPGIHHVTCIAGDPQENLDFWVETLGLRLAKRSINQDDPSTYHFFFTDAAGTPGTSMTFFPWENLSRGKVGTGQVSRTAFRVPEGSLDYWEDRFDEYGVDYDDRVERFGETVLPFSDPDGLPVELVEVEVPDDDPTVPWTEFVPEDVAIRGFHSVTLWLADPQPTEDLLETMGFERVGTEEAQGDTPGDERTRFAATGSVGKYVDVLPTIESGRQGLGTVHHVAFQTPTDEDQEAMRKAVQSKGLRPTAQINRHWFRSVYFREFGGVLFELATSDPGYTADEPLDDLGGRLVLPGEFEGRREQIEAGLTDVTVPRAESAEADD, from the coding sequence ATGGCAGAACCCACGCCGACACCCGGCATCCACCACGTCACCTGCATCGCGGGCGACCCGCAGGAGAACCTCGACTTCTGGGTCGAGACGCTCGGACTCCGCCTCGCCAAGCGCTCCATCAATCAGGACGACCCCAGCACGTACCACTTCTTCTTCACGGACGCGGCGGGAACGCCCGGCACGAGCATGACGTTCTTCCCGTGGGAGAACCTCTCGCGCGGGAAGGTCGGCACCGGGCAGGTCTCTCGGACCGCGTTCCGCGTGCCCGAGGGGAGCCTCGACTACTGGGAGGACCGATTCGACGAGTACGGCGTCGACTACGACGACCGAGTCGAGCGATTCGGTGAAACGGTCCTCCCCTTCAGCGACCCCGACGGTCTCCCGGTCGAACTGGTCGAAGTCGAGGTTCCCGACGACGACCCGACCGTCCCGTGGACCGAGTTCGTCCCAGAAGACGTTGCGATTCGCGGCTTCCACTCCGTGACGCTCTGGCTGGCCGACCCCCAGCCCACCGAAGACCTCCTCGAAACGATGGGCTTCGAGCGCGTCGGCACCGAGGAGGCGCAGGGCGACACCCCCGGCGACGAGCGGACGCGGTTCGCCGCGACCGGGAGCGTCGGGAAGTACGTGGACGTGCTGCCGACCATCGAGAGCGGCCGACAGGGCCTCGGCACGGTCCACCACGTCGCCTTCCAGACGCCGACCGACGAGGACCAAGAGGCGATGCGCAAGGCCGTCCAGTCGAAGGGCCTGCGCCCGACCGCCCAAATCAACCGCCACTGGTTCCGGTCGGTCTACTTCCGCGAGTTCGGCGGCGTCCTGTTCGAACTCGCCACGAGCGACCCGGGCTACACCGCCGACGAACCCCTCGACGACCTCGGCGGCCGCCTCGTCCTCCCCGGCGAGTTCGAAGGTCGGCGCGAGCAGATAGAAGCCGGCCTGACCGACGTGACGGTCCCGCGGGCCGAGTCGGCCGAAGCCGACGACTGA